The following DNA comes from Thermococcus piezophilus.
CATTCAACTTGGGTTGATGTGAGAAAAGTTTGAGGCGAAATCTCGGCCAAGATGTTCTCTTTCTGACAACCTACACCGATATTTTAATAACAAAATGACAGTAAATAGAGAACATTCTTTGCACGAACAACTCAGAGCTTATTAAGTAGATTGGATGTTCGTCAATGCAGATGTCGTTAGCCGAACCGAAAGATTTATATAATCGAACCAAGCAGGTTTATAGTGAAAAAAACACACAAAAAGTAAGAGGTGATGAAAGATGGTCGTCATAGGAGAAAAGTTCCCAGAGGTTGAGGTTAAGACTACCCACGGAGTGATAAAGCTCCCGGACTACTTCGCCGAGAAGGGCAAGTGGTTCATACTCTTCAGTCATCCGGCTGACTTCACCCCGGTCTGTACCACCGAGTTCTATGCAATGCAGAAGAGGGCTGAGGAGTTCAGGAAGCTTGGCGTCGAGCCCATCGGACTGAGCGTTGACCAGGTCTTCAGCCACATCAAGTGGATGGAGTGGATTAAGGATAACCTCGGCGTCGAGATCGACTTCCCCATCATAGCCGATGACCGCGGTGAGCTCGCCGACAAGCTCGGCATGATCCCAAGCGGTGCTTCGATAACGGCAAGGGCAGTTTTCATCGTTGACGACAAGGGCGTTATCAGGGCGATAGTTTACTACCCGGCTGAGGTCGGCAGGGACTGGGATGAGATACTCAGGCTCGTAAAGGCCCTCAAGATAAGCACCGAGAAAGGCGTCGCACTTCCACACAAGTGGCCGAACAACGAGCTCATCGGTGACAAGGTCATCATCCCGCCGGCTGCCACCATCGAAGAGAAGAAGGCCCGCGAGGATGCCAAGGCCAAGGGCGAGATCGAGTGCTACGACTGGTGGTTCTGTTACAAGAAGCTTGAGTGAAAATGGACTTTTGGCCTTCTTTTCTGATTTCTCTTCTGTTGGGCTGTAAAGCCCAAAATAAAAGCTAAAGCAAGGATTTTCAAAGCACCCTCTTCTTGAACAGCACTACAAGTGGGACAAGCCACGCTAGGTGAACCGCCAGCCCCGGCCAGAAATCGCCGTAGTCGTTGAAAGGAATTCCCTCGAAGAGCCTGTGGATCCAGTAGGTCGGAAGAAAGGCCGTGAACTTGCTCCAATCAGTTGATATGTTCCTGGCGATCACGATGAACTTTATGGCCGGCGGAAGGATTAGCAGCCAGCCGGCGACTTTTGAAACTGTCAAAGCCTGCATCCTAGTCTCCGAGAAGTCAGTTATCAACAGCGCATAGGTCCACACTTCAATGATGAAAAGTGCCATGAGCGCCAGGAGGCCTTTCCACGGAACCGTTATGTCAAGAATTTTCGGCGCCAGGCCCGTGAGGATACCCGTTACAGCAGATGCCCAGAGGAGTCTGTACGTTAAGAAGGCCTCGCTCGATATCGGAATCACCTGAAGGGCCTCTATAGTTTTCTCTTCCTTTTCGTTGGCCATCATGAAGCCAGGAATCATGCCGAAGATGAGGGGAATGAAGATGATGGAAAAGATTGCCGCAGGCGGATAGAGAGCCCTCAGCCGGTCCTTGAAGTAGCGGACGACGAAAAGGAGGATTAGGGTAATGGCGATGCTGTAAACGAGCATCGGGTCCCTTTTCAGCATCTTCCAGTCAATCCTGTAAATGGCGAGGAACTTCCTCACAAAACTCATCCCAATCCCTCCACGGCGTATTTGTAAAAGCGGATTTTAGCGAGGTAGTATGCTACGATGCCCCAGATTACAAGGGCAATGCCCGACCACATCAGCGTTTCCCTCGCTATCTCCTCGAAGCCCGCGTGGAAGAAGTAGAGCCCCGGATAGCTCGGTATAACGTAGAGCACCTTTCCCCATGGGCCGCTTATGAGCCCGTGGTATGCCGCAAAGGGCAGGAAGGAAAGCACCATGACGGCCAGCAGGGGCACGAAGTAGTCGTCCAGATCCCTGTATTTTGCAGCTATCGCTATGCCGAGGAGGGTGTAGACCACCGAGACCAGCAGAGTTCCGATGAGCACGTAGGCGATTTGGACGTTGAAGCCAGCGCCGACGACCACTATCACCAGCGCCCCGATAAGAGCTAGTAAAGCCATGATAACCGTTTTGGAGAGGTAATAGTCGCGCCACTCCATCGGCGTCACGGAGAGCGCTCCAATAGTGCCGTCCTTCTTGTCGGAGAATATCGAGGTTCCAATGAACATAAAGCCGAGCAGACCTGGCTCGATAAATATGAAAAGCGGTGCCATCGTCGGGACGTACCCCTCCGGGAAGGGCCTCAGCATAACGCCGTAAGCCAGGGCCGCGAGGAAGTATATGGGGCAGGTGTAGTTCCTCATGACCACCTTGAACTCGACCTTCATAAGCTGGGCAAAGCTCATACGAGCCTCCTCCCCGTCACCTTTAGGAATATCTCCTCGAGCGTAGGCTCCTCCGTGTTTATCCTTCTTACCTCGTGGTTCCGGAGGATTTCGAGGAACTCCTCGTTCTGACCCAAACCTTCTAGCGGGAATTCTCTAACCTCAACGTTGCCACTGGCGGCATATTCAACCTTAACAACCCTCTTACCCATCTTGACCTTGAGCTCCTTCGGGCTGTCCACGAGCCTCACAGCACCGTCCACTATGAAGGCTACCCTGTCGCAGAGCTCGTCCGCCACGTACATGTTGTGTGTCGTTAGAAAAATCGTCTTTCCGTTCTCCCGCATCTCAAGGAGCATGTCCTTAATCTTCCTTGCGCTTCCAGGGTCGAGACCCTCTAAAGGCTCATCGAGAAAGAGTATCTCCGGATCAGGGAGGAAGGCCTCGCGAGGTCGAGCTTCTTCTTCATGCCCTTGGAAAGCTTCCCAACCAACTGGTCTGCTTCCTTGTCAAGGCCCACTATCTTGAGCACATCCATGGGGTCGAGGTGCTTCTTGTAGAAGGAGGCAAAGAACTCAAGGTTTTCACGGGCCGTGAGCTTCGAGTAAATTGCTGGAAACTCAAAGGAGACGCCTATTTTCTGGTAGTAGTCCTTGCTCCACTCTCTTAAGTCTTTTCCAAAGACTCTAACCTTGCCGTCGTAGTCCTTGATTATCTTGACCAAGATTTTAACTGTTGTCGTTTTTCCTGCCCCGTTGGGACCCAAAAAGCCGTAGATTTCCCCTTCCTCAACGGAGAAGCTCAGGTTTTCAACGCCTCTTACTTCGCCGTAGGATTTCCTAACGTTTTCGACCTCGATAACAGGCATGCTCCCACCGGAGTGATTACGGTGGAAAACCACTTAACCTTGACTCCCGCCCTATACGCGGGCGTGATGCGCTCTTTCATTAAAAAGAAAATGTGAGCTTCGAATTTTACCCCTCCCTTCTGGGCTTTTCACCTATAACCATTATCTCAATGTCGTCGAAATCCACCTTTCTCTTTCCCCATCTTCCAGCAGTGCCTCCCCAACTGGCTTTTACTTCAAACCCCACCATTTTGAACATTAAGTAAAGCTCCGTAGGGACATAAACGCGTTCTCTAATCGGGATTTTTGTACCATTGGGTGCCTCAATTTCCTCAAAGAACGTCATGGCGTTTGGGTCGAAGGTTTCTTTGGCTATGTCCTCGTTTGATGCTCCTTTAACTCTTGAAAGGGCAATTAGGGCAGCCAAAATAAATTTCCCGCCGGGCTTTAGGGATTCCTAAATGTTCTTGAGTATCGCCAAGTCGTGCTCTATTGGGTCGTCACTTGAACCGATTAACGAAAAAGCACCTTCGCAGAGGCATATGGCAGCGTCAAATTCCTCCTCACGCTTAAACTTCGTGGCGTCTGCTTTTATGAACTCCACTTCAACACCTTCTTTTTGAGCTCGTTTTATTGCTTCTTCAAGCATTCTTGCACTGGCTGAAAGCTTGGGATGAGTGGAATCACTAATCGAGCTCCCAGCTTTGATGACTCATGCTTCTCTTTCAAAAGAGGAAAGGGAGAAAGTTGGCATAAAAGACTCCCTCATCAGGGCCTCAGTTGGAATAGAAGACGTTGGGGACTTAATTGAGAACTTGGAAAAAGGCTTCAGGGTGATAAGGCAATGATACCAAGCATCAGCGAGTTAAAGAATTCTTGAAAAAGCTCGGCTTCGATGAGAGTGCTATTAATGAGCTCGTGGAACAGATAGAGTACTTTGAAGGAGAAGCACCCCAAAGGGACGATATCGTGAGGAGCTACTTTAAGGAGGAGTGCATAGAGACAATAGTTGACGACATAGTTGAAGAAATCCTAAAGCTAAACAAGGAAAAGCATTAAGCTCTTAGACGTTGCAGCTGGCTCAGGGTTTTTTACATAGAGAATCAAGAAGAAGCTTGAGGAGAGAGAAGCTAAAGTAGACGTGTATGCTTTAGATATAACGCCAAGCATGCTGAGGAGGCTTAATGAAAAAGGGATAGCACCCATTTGGGGAGTTGCCGAGAAAATTAGGGAATTCATTGAGATTGCCAACGAGCACTACGGCATAAATGCTCCAAAAGAATTCGACGTCGTGCTCTCCACTCTGGCATTCCACCGCTCCCTGAAGCCTGAAATAGTACTAAAGAGCATGAAGAGTGTTTTAAAAGAAAGCAGTAAAGTGATAATAGTTGACATCCTCAAACACGAACACGAGGAGTTCAAAGAAACTTTGAAAGATACTCACCTCGGGTTCACGCTGGAAGAAATAGAAGGGCTCGCCTCGAGGATATTTCCAAAAGTGATGGCACAGTACATAGATGCCTACTGTGAAGTTGATGGCGTCATCGTAGGGCTCTATAATGCCGTGCTCTATAAAAAATAAAAAAGATATCAGCTTTCCAACAGCCTTCTCTTCCTTCTTTCGTACTCTTCGTCATCTATTTCTCCCCTTGCATACTTCTCGTCAAGTATCTCAAGTGCGCTCTTTTTTGATGTGCCACTTGAACTCTGCTCGATTATCCACTTAATGAACCATACTACTCCAACTATTATTGCAACCCAAAACAGGAGCATGAATATTGCTCCAAAGATTCCAAAGTATCCAAATCCCATCATATGATGCCACCCCCATTCACCTTCTCCCACATGAAGGAGATAATTTCCAAAACTTTCAAATGTCATTTTACTCGCCTCATGTTCTATTATGTGTAAAAGATTATAGAGATTATTGTTATCGAAATTGAAGAATTTTTCAAGAAATTTTTTCAAAGTGTGAAATAAAACACCCATTAAACCATACAATCTGCATGGACAATCTTTAAAATTAAGTTATTAAAATTCATAACTTGATGATAGTATGGCAAAGATACTTGCTAGGGTTAGTGAAAAAGATGTAACCTCAGCTATAGTTGAAACGTTCTATGAGATGCTTAGGAACCACACAGAATCGGACGTAATAGTGGTGGAAGCGGGACCAAGTGGATTGATGGCAGCAAAAGAACTTGCAAAAGCGGGCAGGAAAGTTTTGGTTATAGAAAGGAACAGCTATCTTGGAGGAGGCTTTTGGATCGGAGGGTTCTTAATGAACAAGATAACAGTGAGAGCACCAGCACAGGAGGTGTTAAAGTTGCAGGTGTTGTGGTTAACTGGACTCCAGTTCAGGCTTTACCAAGGTAAATAACCTGTGTTGATCCAATAGCCATTGAATCAACGCTTGTAATAGATGCTACTAGACACGATGCCTTTGTTGCTAAGAAGCTTGAAGAAAAAGGCATAAGGCAGTTTCTACAGTCTTTGGACTTCCAAGAATGGGACCAACCTTTGGAGCAATGCTCTTAATCGAAAAGAGAGCTGCTGAAGTGGCTTTAGAAAAGCTCAAAGAACTGGAGTGATACAAATGAAGATTCACATTGAAGATGCCCCTTGAGAGTTCTTTTCATTTTTTGAGGAGATCAGGAAGGTCTTCAAATTCCCTGTGGAGTTTAGCCCCTATGTATTTAAAAACCCTATTCTGGCATACATAAGAGTGAGAAGTCCAAATAAGAAAGAATTTTGCGAGCCATTTCCGATTGAAGTCGAGAATGAAAAGAAGGGTCTCATAAAAGAGGTTATCTATGACGGTGTAGAACTGCTACAATATTTCTCATGAGACGTTGATACCTCTGAGCCGACAGTTTTGATAACGAACAGGCTTGTAGCCACATTTGGAGAGGATGGACGATATTACCTTAGAATGATTGTAATGGGGCCCACAGCAATAATTTAACTCAAGGGGATACTCTATGCCCCAGCAAAGCCTCTCCAATATTATATGATGCATCCATTTGGATTTGATGACAAAATCGATGTAGATGTTGGCAAAGTGTTAAAAATGCTCCTCCTTCAGTTCTATACTTATTTTAAGCATGAAGAAATCTTTTGCGGGAACGAGGAATGCATGCTCCACAATTGCCATACAACAGAGGAAATAAAGAAGGTGAAAGGGTTGTGTGAAAAACATAAAAAGATGCTTGGAGATGTTGTGAATTTAAGGGGACTATCATAGATAGAGTTAATGCTCGTTGCTATGATTTTAAAATAGTACTTTTAGGAGTAACCAAATTTTTAAAGTTTTGAATACTACCTAAAGTTTTATTTTATTATCTGCCTAGAATTTGTGAAAAGAAGTTTTTTGAGGACTTACTTTTTTAGAAATTTGTTAACTTTAGATTATTGATTACAAGTTAGGAAGAATTATAACTATACAGCAACTTAATATGTGTGGTATTAAACTGGAGGGAGTATCAATGAAAGGGTATATCCCTCCCATCGGAGAGGGTCTCGGACACGAGCTTAGCAGTGTTATAGTTGGAGCAGGGCTAACATTCACTCAGATTATGCCAGTTCTTTTCGTAGTTATTTGGTCTCTGCAGTTAAAAGAGAAAACATTAGGAGGTGAAAGTGCATGAACTACGTGCTTCCCGTTGGTGGTGATGTGGGCATCACTTGGGATACTGTGGCAATAAATCAAGCATATGTTTTGAAGGTTGGTGCTCTAATGAATGTAGGTGCATAGTTGGCACTAGCAGCAGACCAATATGTTGCAGCTGCATTGGTTGTGGTAGTTTATGCCGGGCTTTGGATCGTGACTATTGTTGGAGTCGCAAAATGGATTCTAAGAGATAATATTGACATCTATGTTTCATTTTATTCAATCCTTGATAAATTCGTTCAAAGCCCTCATGCAAGGTGCCTATGAGAGCAACACAATTAAAAGAATTCTTGGAGTTATTCAGCGAACTCCGAGAATTATATCGCAAATACCATATGTGGGCAGAGGACTTAAAAGGTCCTGTTTCTGTTTCAATCGATGTCACGTACAGATGCAATTATAATTGTCCCCACTGCTACGTTGGTTGTTCGCCAAATGTAACAAGAGTAGAGTGGTAATTGACGGAATTGATCTTTGGGTAGACCCCGAAAAAGCTAAGAGAAATATCGGATATCTGCCGGAGGGAAAGCGAGTTTATCCAGATTTAACTGTCTACAAGAATCTGCTATTTTTCGCCAGAATTTATGATGTTGAAGAAGAGCGGATTAATAAACTTCTAAAAGAATTTGGACTTGAAAAATATCGAGATACAAAAGCTGGATATCCAAGTAGGGGCCTTAGATAGAGACTCGCTTTGACGAGAGCACTACTTCACAATCCAGACATTTTAGTTTTGGACGAGCCCTTCAGCAATTTAGACATCCCCACCGTTTTAAGTTTAAGGGATAAAATCTTTGAAATGCTAAAAGGGGGCAAAACAATTCAATAAGCGTCGCAAGCTCCCAGTAGAAGGTCTTTCCGGGCAGCCCAAAGGTTACTGCAGCGCTATAGAAAAAGGTAACTGTGATTGCCAGAGCAATTAGCGTCATCATTCCTGGGTTTTCTTCTTAAATTCATCTCTCATTCCCGTTAGGAATGGCTTTCCACCGTAGAAGTAAACCACTGGCGATAGCGCAAAGAGAACGTATCTATCGCCTGTGAACGTGAATGTAAAACCAAGGAACTTTTGAATCAGCGGAGACAAGAGCAGTATTGGAATCGTAAGTGTGGTATAGACTATAAATCTCTTCTTAAAGTCCTCCATCATCATTTTATGGTGCTCTGCATTCGAATGCTCTGTGTTCTCCGTGCTCATGATTTATATGTTCATACTTTTCTTCCTCCATATATTTGTGCTTTCCTTCTCTTGCTGGTTGTTCCTAATTTCGGAAGAAGCATCGGGCTGGAACGGGGTGATGCTTTAACTTTCCTTCTTTCTTTCTCTTCCTAAGCACGAGCACCGCCAGAAC
Coding sequences within:
- a CDS encoding peroxiredoxin codes for the protein MVVIGEKFPEVEVKTTHGVIKLPDYFAEKGKWFILFSHPADFTPVCTTEFYAMQKRAEEFRKLGVEPIGLSVDQVFSHIKWMEWIKDNLGVEIDFPIIADDRGELADKLGMIPSGASITARAVFIVDDKGVIRAIVYYPAEVGRDWDEILRLVKALKISTEKGVALPHKWPNNELIGDKVIIPPAATIEEKKAREDAKAKGEIECYDWWFCYKKLE
- a CDS encoding ABC transporter permease; the protein is MSFVRKFLAIYRIDWKMLKRDPMLVYSIAITLILLFVVRYFKDRLRALYPPAAIFSIIFIPLIFGMIPGFMMANEKEEKTIEALQVIPISSEAFLTYRLLWASAVTGILTGLAPKILDITVPWKGLLALMALFIIEVWTYALLITDFSETRMQALTVSKVAGWLLILPPAIKFIVIARNISTDWSKFTAFLPTYWIHRLFEGIPFNDYGDFWPGLAVHLAWLVPLVVLFKKRVL
- a CDS encoding ABC transporter permease, producing the protein MSFAQLMKVEFKVVMRNYTCPIYFLAALAYGVMLRPFPEGYVPTMAPLFIFIEPGLLGFMFIGTSIFSDKKDGTIGALSVTPMEWRDYYLSKTVIMALLALIGALVIVVVGAGFNVQIAYVLIGTLLVSVVYTLLGIAIAAKYRDLDDYFVPLLAVMVLSFLPFAAYHGLISGPWGKVLYVIPSYPGLYFFHAGFEEIARETLMWSGIALVIWGIVAYYLAKIRFYKYAVEGLG
- a CDS encoding ABC transporter ATP-binding protein encodes the protein MPVIEVENVRKSYGEVRGVENLSFSVEEGEIYGFLGPNGAGKTTTVKILVKIIKDYDGKVRVFGKDLREWSKDYYQKIGVSFEFPAIYSKLTARENLEFFASFYKKHLDPMDVLKIVGLDKEADQLVGKLSKGMKKKLDLARPSSLIRRYSFSMSL
- a CDS encoding PLP-dependent transferase: MESLIELPALMTHASLSKEEREKVGIKDSLIRASVGIEDVGDLIENLEKGFRVIRQ
- a CDS encoding class I SAM-dependent methyltransferase; translated protein: MLRRLNEKGIAPIWGVAEKIREFIEIANEHYGINAPKEFDVVLSTLAFHRSLKPEIVLKSMKSVLKESSKVIIVDILKHEHEEFKETLKDTHLGFTLEEIEGLASRIFPKVMAQYIDAYCEVDGVIVGLYNAVLYKK
- a CDS encoding SHOCT domain-containing protein, with translation MYGLMGVLFHTLKKFLEKFFNFDNNNLYNLLHIIEHEASKMTFESFGNYLLHVGEGEWGWHHMMGFGYFGIFGAIFMLLFWVAIIVGVVWFIKWIIEQSSSGTSKKSALEILDEKYARGEIDDEEYERRKRRLLES
- a CDS encoding FAD-dependent oxidoreductase: MAKILARVSEKDVTSAIVETFYEMLRNHTESDVIVVEAGPSGLMAAKELAKAGRKVLVIERNSYLGGGFWIGGFLMNKITVRAPAQEVLKLQVLWLTGLQFRLYQGK
- a CDS encoding DUF6775 family putative metallopeptidase — translated: MMHPFGFDDKIDVDVGKVLKMLLLQFYTYFKHEEIFCGNEECMLHNCHTTEEIKKVKGLCEKHKKMLGDVVNLRGLS